The following proteins come from a genomic window of Triticum aestivum cultivar Chinese Spring chromosome 6A, IWGSC CS RefSeq v2.1, whole genome shotgun sequence:
- the LOC123130544 gene encoding adenine nucleotide transporter BT1, chloroplastic/amyloplastic/mitochondrial → MAAAMAATTMVTKNNRASLVMDKKNWLLRPVPEVAFPWSSQPESRSLDFPRRALFASVGLSLSHGAPPVAREHDGKARPADDVAHQLAAAGEAGVQKAQKAKKAKKQQLSLRKVRVKIGNPHLRRLVSGAIAGAVSRTFVAPLETIRTHLMVGSSGADSMAGVFRWIMRTEGWPGLFRGNAVNVLRVAPSKAIEHFTYDTAKKYLTPEAGEPAKVPIPTPLVAGALAGVASTLCTYPMELVKTRLTIEKDVYDNLLHAFVKIVRDEGPGELYRGLAPSLIGVVPYAAANFYAYETLRGVYRRASGKEEVGNVPTLLIGSAAGAIASTATFPLEVARKQMQVGAVGGRQVYKNVLHAMYCILEKEGTAGLYRGLGPSCIKLMPAAGISFMCYEACKKILVDEKEDGGAAEPQEETETGQAGGQAAPKSSNGDRP, encoded by the exons ATGGCGGCGGCAATGGCCGCGACGACAATGGTGACCAAGAACAACCGCGCCTCGCTCGTCATGGACAAGAAGAACTGGTTATTGCGGCCGGTCCCTGAGGTCGCCTTCCCTTGGAGCTCGCAGCCCGAGTCCAGGAGCTTGGACTTCCCACGCAGGGCTCTGTTCGCCAGCGTGGGACTCAGCCTGTCCCACGGCGCCCCGCCGGTAGCGCGCGAGCATGACGGGAAGGCTCGGCCCGCCGACGACGTCGCACACCAGCTCGCAGCCGCGGGCGAGGCGGGCGTCCAGAAGGCCCAGAAGGCGAAAAAGGCCAAAAAGCAGCAGCTGAGTCTGAGGAAGGTGAGGGTCAAGATCGGCAACCCGCACCTGCGGCGGCTGGTCAGcggcgccatcgccggcgccgTGTCGAGGACTTTCGTGGCGCCACTGGAGACGATCAGGACGCACCTGATGGTGGGGAGCTCCGGCGCCGACTCCATGGCCGGGGTTTTCCGGTGGATCATGCGGACGGAGGGGTGGCCCGGCCTCTTCCGCGGCAACGCCGTCAACGTCCTCCGCGTCGCGCCAAGCAAGGCCATCGAG CACTTCACTTACGACACGGCGAAGAAGTACCTGACCCCGGAGGCCGGCGAGCCAGCCAAGGTCCCCATCcccacgccgctcgtcgccggagcgctcgccggaGTGGCGTCAACCCTGTGCACCTATCCCATGGAGCTCGTCAAGACCCGTCTCACCATCGAG AAGGACGTGTACGACAACCTCCTCCACGCGTTCGTCAAGATCGTGCGCGACGAAGGCCCGGGGGAGCTGTACCGCGGGCTGGCGCCGAGCCTGATCGGCGTGGTGCCGTACGCGGCGGCCAACTTCTACGCCTACGAGACGCTGCGCGGCGTGTACCGCCGCGCGTCGGGGAAAGAGGAGGTGGGCAACGTGCCGACGCTGCTGATCGGGTCCGCGGCGGGCGCCATAGCCAGCACGGCCACGTTCCCGCTGGAGGTGGCGCGGAAGCAGATGCAGGTGGGCGCCGTGGGCGGGAGGCAGGTGTACAAGAACGTGCTGCACGCCATGTACTGCATCCTCGAGAAGGAGGGCACCGCCGGGCTCTACCGCGGGCTCGGCCCCAGCTGCATCAAGCTCATGCCCGCCGCCGGCATCTCCTTCATGTGCTACGAGGCCTGCAAGAAGATACTTGTCGACGAGAAAGAAGACGGCGGCGCCGCCGAGCCCCAGGAGGAGACGGAGACCGGACAGGCAGGAGGACAGGCGGCGCCCAAGAGCTCGAACGGTGATCGGCCATGA